The sequence GTAGATCATCGACAACCCGTCCCCCTGCCGGTCTGTCAGGCACGCGGCGACAAGTCGTCCCGGCCCGCCATCGGCAGAAGGTTCTCTGTACTCGATTACAAAGCTGGAAACGCTGGTGTGTTCCACCATGTCGGCATAATCCACCTCGTCCATGGCAGCCATGCCGCCGCCGGGGTGGCGATGTTCGAGATAGCGTTGCAGCAGGGCGAACTGCTCGCTGGTCGCCCACGGACGACATTCGGTGACGATCAGATCGGCGTTGCGATTGAGCGTCCGGCGCTGCGCCTTGGACGGCTTGAAATCCAGGGCCGCCACCCGCACCGAAACGCAGGCACGGCAACCCTCGCAGCTGGGACGATAGGCCACGGTCTGGCTACGGCGGAAGCCGATCCGGCCCAGCGCATCGTTCAGCTGTTCGGCATGCGGGCCCTTCAGTTCCGTGAACACCTTGCGTTCCGTCCTGCCCGGCAGATACGGACACGGCGCGGGGCTGGTCACGAAAAAGCGGGGAAAGCGAACGGGGGCCGTCACGGGGCTGTACAGGTCCTTATGGCTCGGTTGCGACGCATATCGCCGCTTTACCGTGCAGCCTTATGACCACAGGGATTCGCGACGTTGAACCATATTAACCATAAAAGGCGCGCAACTGACCATTAATTTCCACAAATTGCTTTTGTGGCTCGGTTAACGGCCCAAAAGGGGTCAGTTCAATTCCACCTGCGTAACGTGATAGCCCTTGTTGGTGAGCGACTTGACCAGCGCCTCCAACTGCTCGCGATCGCGCGCTTCGCACTCGATATCGGTCACCAGGCCCTTGGCCGGCAGGTTGGTGAAGATGCGCTGGTGGTAAATCTCGATGATGTTGACGTTGTGCTTGTCGAACTCGCGCATCACCTTGAACAGCGCCCCGGGGCGATCCTGCAGGGTGATCTGCAGGCGCGCCAGGCGGCCCGAACGGGCTAGGTCGCGCAGCAGCACGTTGGCCAGCAGGCGGGTGTCGATATTGCCGCCGCACAGCACCAGGCCGACCTTCTTGCCGGCGAAGCGGTCACGATGCGCCAGCACGGCGGCGAGGCCGGCCGCACCGGCACCCTCGACCACGGTCTTCTCGATCTGCAACAGCAGCGAAACC is a genomic window of Aurantiacibacter sp. MUD11 containing:
- a CDS encoding arginyltransferase — encoded protein: MTAPVRFPRFFVTSPAPCPYLPGRTERKVFTELKGPHAEQLNDALGRIGFRRSQTVAYRPSCEGCRACVSVRVAALDFKPSKAQRRTLNRNADLIVTECRPWATSEQFALLQRYLEHRHPGGGMAAMDEVDYADMVEHTSVSSFVIEYREPSADGGPGRLVAACLTDRQGDGLSMIYSFYDPELEDRSGLGNFVILDHISRAAEAGLPFVYLGYWVEGSQRMQYKVRFRPLEVLGPEGWRRLGDDEQKRLIENVAQSAGSCEPAADGGGKDNTPGLQREFKLA